Genomic segment of Aquarana catesbeiana isolate 2022-GZ linkage group LG09, ASM4218655v1, whole genome shotgun sequence:
ttgatctaatacagccatgagtctttttgggaaagatgcaacaagtttttcacacctggatttggggatcctttgccattcctccttgcagatcctctccagttctgtcaggttggatggtaaacattggtggagagccatttttaggtctctccagagatgctcaattgggtttaattcagggctctggctgggccattcaagaacagtcacggagttgttgtgacgccactccttcgttattttagctgtgtgcttagggtcattgtcttattggatggtaaaccttcggcccagtctaaggtcctgagcactctggagaagttttcatccaggatatccctgtacttggccccattcatctttccctcgattgcaaccagtcgtcctgtccctgcagctaaaaaaacacccccacagcatgatgctgccaccaccatgcttcactgttgggactgtattggacaggtgatgagcagtgcctggttttctccacacataccgcttagaattaaggccaaaaagttctatcttagtctcgcCAGACCAaacaatcttatttctcaccatcttggagtccttcaggtgttttttagcaaactccatgtgggctttcatgtgtcttgcactgaggagaggcttccgtcaggccactctgtcatatagccccgactggtggagggctgcagtgatggttgactttctacaactttctctcatctcccgactgtatctctggagctcagccacagtgatctttgggttcttctctctctcaccaaggctcttctcccccgatagctcagtttggccagacggccagctctaggaagggttctggtcgtcccaaacgtcttccatttaaggattatggaggccactgtgctcttaggaaccttaagtgcagcagaatttttttataaccttggccagatctgtgccttgccacaattctgtctctgagctcttcaggcagttcctttgacctcatgattctcattggctctgacatgcactgtgagctgtaaggtcttatatagacagatgagtgactttcctaatcaagtccaatcagtataatcaaacacagctggactcaaatgaaggtgtagaaccatctcaagtataatcagaagaaatggacagcgcctgagttaaatatatgagtgtcacagcaaagggtctgaatacttaggaccatgtgatatttcagtttttcctttttaatgaatctgcaaaaatgtcaacaattctgtgtttttctgttaatatggggtgctgtgtgtacattaatgaggaaaaaaaatgaacttaaatgattttagcaaatggctgcaatataacaaaaagtgaaacatttaagggggtctgaatactttctgtccccactgtatgtatgtgtgtgtgtgttatatatatacagtatatataaatacacacacgtatattatataacTTCTGCTTTTGAAACGCAGAATGATGACTGCTTTGCTGGATTATATTTACAAGCTAAcatctctcatccacagagatTTGGTGAATGAACCCTACATCAAGAAATGCTTGGCTCTGGTTGGCTCTCCGTTGTCTGGAGTAAAGAAGACAATGCCCCCTTCTGTTTTGGATCAACTCGAAGAGAACAACCTAGAGAGCATCCTAAGTAAGCAATAGAGGAATATGTGTTTTGTATTGAAGTAGCAAGCTGAAATTTCTTTAGAAACCAACTCTTCTTTGTTTCCGGTTGTGTTCGGTGGGTCCTCCTGCTGACACATAATAACTTTCATTCATACTTAGTAACTACATGTGTACATTGGGCCAGCCATGTTTGTTCACTTTCTTGGTTCTGCTGAGCAATGCTGAACAGTGGTTGTGCCTTGCTGATCCTCAATCAATACAAATTTATCAGCTGGGTGTGACAGATCAAAAACACTCTACTCTCTATACAGTAAAGATTTTATCTGAGCAGTTGTTAGTGAGAGAGTGACTGCAGTGAAATACAGATAACCACGATAAGAAGAATTTACAACTGTAAATGTAATATGGAATAGAAATATAGTAAGCATATAAACATCAACCACATTGAATAATATTTTCACATAAACTATAtgaaataatataaatattatattattattaatatatatataataaaaaataaatataaaatagatCAAAATGTGTTGGTTCTTTGACTATGCGAGTTTCCATCAACACAAAACTTTAAACTGCAAAAACATTTTCTTCCAAAATCCTAAACAAAAATTAGACAGAGGTGGTTAGCGATCATCCATCCACAATCTGATTCCTGTTATTTATCTGGAGTTTTGTGCTAATAAATGCTCTGACCTACAAGATACTGTATAAGCATTGAACAAAAAACTGCAGTTGTTTTAGGTTTTGAAGTATTTTTGATTTTGCTATCTGGTTTGAAATACACTGCCGTGTTCTCATATGATATTGCACGCTTTTAATTAAAACAGTCAAATTTGGCAATACAGTTCTACTATTTACAGACTGGCTAACTGGGAGCACGTGTGATCTTTGTTCCAGAATTCATGCAAAATTACGTAGAGTTTGAAGAGGCCCAATTATCAGCACTAAGGGTATTGGCCAGATATACCAAAGATGGTAAGTGACCTCAAGCATTTACAATAGAGGGGGTGGGAGTCCAGGGAGCCTGAATACAACCAGAATTGATAAAAGTTACAATATATGAAGTAACATTATATGCAGTAACATTCACAGCTGTGTAAGTAAAAATCTCTACAGTGGTACAGAAAATTGGACCTTTGACATCTATTTAACCTTTCTGAGTAGCCAGACCCTGTAATACGCCATGTTAGACACATTTGATAATTGTTGGATTTATTGGAATCCTAGGAAGGCAGTAGTTGAAAAAAGATTCCCCTTCACTAACCTTTGTTTTGGATAGTGGAGAATGCTTAGAATATCTGGCAGGTTTGTATTacatattggggagatttcccctcttttcctgtcatcaggacaggaaatgaaggagaaTTTCCCACACAAGGACACAggtgggttcatttactaaaacttgagagttcaaaatctggtgcagatctgcacagaaaccagtcagcttccagcctaattgaacaagttgaagttagaagctgattggctaccatgcacagatgctacagattttgcacactccagttttagtaaaacttgACTGAGGTTCTCCACTATATAGAAGGGGCTGTTAATATATAACTTAGCTGATCATCCAAACCAGACGGAGAATAATTTGGTTTCTGTGTCTACCCTGCTTTAAGGTCATTGGTAGTCAGTGGTGGTATGGTGTGTCTGTGCCCACCCTCATCATTAACAGTTACATCAGGCAAAGGGTGGAGGTGCCATGCATAGCTTCTAATGTTTTAAAACCTTCCACATGTTTTATGGCTGTTTGAAGTGTTGTCAATGAAATTAGATTTCGTAAATAGTGGTTATTACTTTAGTCCTGTGGTATTGAGGTCTTGGGATCAATTCCCGCTCTGCTGCATGTTGGTGTAAATTCCTTTTGCATCCCATTAACATACTGCTAAGTTGATTCCTATCTCTGTAAACTGGCCTAAAATTAATTTTCTCTGTGGAAGAAAAGCCTGACCCCAGCTTCCAAATTTTGGCAAGAAACCCCAATGGATAGTCACAACATCTGTCCAAAGAGCTGCCACGACTTGACGTTAACACAAGACAAATGGTTTTCAGGGGAGTTCCTTTTCAAATATTTTGCTACCTGATATGTTTAATTGTGGCTTGTTCTATGTCACTGCTGGGGTTAACAAAGGTTGTCATCTTTCAGGACCTCAGGGGGAGATCATACAGCTAGTCTCACAAGCAATTACGACACACCGAGATTCTTACGATATGCAGTTAGAAGGCAGCAGAATCCTGCATCATCTCCTTTCACAAGGTGATCCATCCACAGTGTGAACATAAACTGTTGAAATTTCTGCAAAATTCTGTTACAAATGGTGATGGAGGGGCTGTTTGTTTTCAGGGATGGAACAAGGAGACTTCGAGGGATATTTGACCAGTGACCATTTCATCAATATGCTGGTAGAGACAACAAGGCTTTACTCCCATGATGCACAGCTACTGTCTGAAATTCTCAGTCTGATGACAATGCTTACAGTCAGTGGTGAGCCAGACAATGTAAAATGATGAAAACTTTCAGCCATATTCTATAAAACAGAGCAAGCAGCATAACATGCAAAATGCTTTAATACATTAAGCAAAAACAAACTTTGCTGAGGCAAGATTAGTGCTGAATTCTATTGGGCTGTTATTGCTTGCTGCATATTGCTTgctgaatgtattttttttctgtgtgtgtctgtggatgTTGCTTCTGTTCCAAAGGTCCAGTTATTTAAGTCATTGCTTTATGTTATGTGGGCTATGCTGTCATTCATCATATACTACCTTGGGACATGTATATTAAGGTAATATTCATAGTACAATGCCTGCTCTCCCATTGCATCTGTGCTTTGTTCATGCATGGCAATGTAGCAGGTTGCTGGCTACCCTTCTGGACATACTCATCTTATCGTATCAGTACTTCTATATGTGGAGGAGCAAGTAATTCACTCTCCTTCCTCTAGTGTGACAGTGCTAATGCATGGTGGTTGGCTCAACACTGTCACATAGACAAGTCCTGTGTAAGCGCCAGTTGAGTTTAACTCAGAGCTTACACAAGTTTTTTTGTCCTTGGTCCTGGCAGTGAAAAAAAGTGTTAAGGATGTGAAGGGAAGGCGAGTGCTAGAGCTGCAGGGGCCAACTTTAGAGAGTAACGCCACTTTTGTTGAGCAAAAAACAATTTCTCTAGGGTGATCAACGTACATTTCAAGGATGTTAACAAACCTTATAGTAAAGTCCCATGTTTTGTTGCTGTCCCTTCAGAAGACAttaacccttggggagtatctcaccaaaacatACATGTCTATTGCAGGagtccctaactaaaatctggcttgtatctttgtggagacttctgggaaaatcagtgagtcagTTACACAAACAACCAAATTAAATTTTTGCCATATTGCAttcaattttacagaaaatgacaatgctgcaaatagaaaaagaaaagtcttttttttataacattttgcaaacatagcttgtgtagcaattgtacatgCCGTGTTGTTTTTTGTTAGCCTTTAAAGTGAGTCTGCATGGGCAAAACAATGGTTCACATTAAGCCAGATCCcatatgtatatacactatattggcaaaaattttgggacgcctgcctttacacgcacatgaattttaatgtcatcccagtcttagtccatagggttcgatattgaggtggcccaccctttgcagctataacagcttcaactcttctgggaaggctgtccacaagttttaggagtgtgtctattggaatgtttgaccattcttccagaagcgcatttgtgaagtcatgcagtgatgttggaggagaaagcctgcctcgcagtctccgctctaattcatccaaaaggttttctatctggttgaggtcaggactctgtgcaggccagtcctgttcctccaccccaaactcgctcagccatgtctctatggaccttgcaatggtcaaacattcccatggacacactcctaaaccgtgtagacagccttcccagaagagttgaagctgttatagctgcaaagggtgggccaactcaatattgaaccctacggactaagactgggatgccattaacggtcatgtgcgtgtaaaggcaggtgtcccaatgcttttgacaatatagtgtatcttatgTAGTTTATGTTTGAATTGTTGTTGTGTCTGTTTGTAAGCATGCAactgtaataagaaaaaaaagctttAGTTTTTTTATCCTGCTGTGGAAAAGCTGGAATTGTTTTGACTGGAAACACTTTTGTGTGACAACCAGTATCTTTATTGTTTAACTACAAAGTGTCCATTTTTATAGTAAAGGGTTAATTTCCATAATGACACGCTGATTTCATTAGAGGTGGCAGCAGAGATGTTGGCAAGAGTGGGATTCCTTCCAGATCTGATAAAGATTACAGAACACTCCCTGGAAAACAAGGAGCTGTGTGTGTCCTGCTGTGCCCTGCTCTGGAGTCTGGCTATGACTGGTGAGTAGAAAATGAATATCCGCAATCAGCTCCAGTACTCTTGATCTATTCAGGTCCCAGCACAAATCACACTTAGGTACTTTTTATAAAGACAAATGGCAAGCATTTCATCAATTTATGATCAATAAGAAAGATGCACATGGGAGAGGCAGTTCACAAATGAATTTAACGACATTCCACAGCATTCCACCCTGCTAACTAGCAAAGGGGACCCAAGTCCCAATTCTTATCCTGCTTCCAAAGCGTAATAAATTTATAGATGTCCCAGGAGTATGCAGCAGAAGGCATGCATGCTAATCACATATGGTACTATCAAAGTGCCCCTCCAAGACCTAATGAAACTTATTTCTAGTTTTATAGGGCGCAGGGAATGATTGATTAAAACCCTTGAAGTTTTTTGCTGCCCTGTATATCATTGGGGAGATATCCCCTCACTTCCAGTCCTGGAGACACAATAGGAAGCCAGGAGAAATCCCTTCAAAGTTAAGAAAAATCCTCTCTTTGTCAACTGTCACCAGAACAtgtctctattggaagatttcccctcacctcctgtcctaaatgtacataactgtaatttaactgggtactgacatttataggtaaagtcagcttcccctgctgtagcaaattggatcatgctttgctgggggttttcaccTTCCTCTCTAGATCAACTGTGCTTAAAGGATTGTGTatttgggattgtatttttttttttttggttgaactagatggacttatgtctttttttcaacctaactatgtaactatgttctgtTGACATCTGTAACATGTTGAATTTCCTTTAATTTCTGTctctgtgacaatggtcaccaggtgaGTAAGAAAGGTTAAATCTCTCCAGGGAAGACAGAGACAGTAATGAGAACCTGACAGACCCCCTCTGCATgccaaccaaaactaaaaaaaagtttagctTTAGATAACTAAAAATACAGATTTACAATGCACACGTGAACTCATTTATCTGTCAATGGATTTGTAAAATTCTGTCTGGTCACTTACattgacttgaaaaagtattcatacacttgaaattttccccattttgtcatattataaccaaaaacgtaaatgtattttattgggattttatgtgatagaccaacacaaagtggcacataattgtgaagtggaagggaaattataaatggttttgtttttttgttttttttttacaaatatgtgaaaagtgtggcgtgcatttgtattcagcccccttcactctgatacccctaactataatctagtggaaccaattgccttcaaaagtcaccttattagtaaatagagtccacctgtgtgtaatttattctcaatataaatacagctgttctgtaaagccctcagaggtttgttagagaaccatagtgaacaaacagcatcatgaaggccaaggaacacatcagacaggttggggataaagttgtggagaagtttaaagcagggttaggttataaaaaaatatcccaagctttgaacatctcactgagcaccgttcaattcatcatccaataatggaaagagtatggcacaactgcaaacctaccaagacatggccatccacctaaactgacaggccgggcaaggagagcattaatcagagaagccgccaagaggcccatggtaactctggaggagctgcagagatccgcagctcaggtgggataatctgtctacaggacaactattagttgtgcactccacagatctgccctttgtggaagagtggcaacaagaaagccattgttgacagccataataagtcccgtttgcgagaagccatgtgggggacacagcaaacatgtggaagaaggtgctctggtcagatgagaccaaaattgaactttttggcctaaaagcaaaacgctatgtgtggcttaaaactaacacttcacatcaccctgaacacaataTCCTCACCGTAAaccatggtggtagcagcatcatgttgtggggattcttttcttctgcagggacaaggaaccttgtcagagttgatggggaagatggatggagccaaatacagggcaatcttagaagaaaacaatacaatagaatggtttagataaaagcatattcatatgttagaatggcccagtcacagtccagacctaaatccaattaagaaactgtgtcaagacttgaaaattgctgttcacagacactctccatccaatcttacagagcttgagttattttgcaaaaaagaatgggcaaaaatgtccctctctagaagtgcaaagctggtagagacatccccaaaaagacttgcagctgtaattccagcgaaaggtggttctacaaagtatggaatacaaatgcatgccacacttttcacatatttatttgcaaaaaaattggaaaaccgtctatcatttttcttccacttcacaaccatttacgtttttggttgtaacatgacaaaatgtggaaaatgtcaaggggtatgaatactttttcaaggcactgtatgtgattcATACGCCTCTGCCAGACAACACATCCAGGAGGGAAACACTACTTACTTTGTTCAAGATAAAGACCACGGTAGTGTCATCTCCCATCTGCTAATCAGACAATGAAGGAGAAGAAACACACTGATATAACATCATCCTCAAAAATCTGCTCTCTCCCTCTATCAGCACATGCACTTCTACCAGATTCTGATTGGCCCATagtgctgcccctccctctccgaggcctggttcacacctatgcattttttaatgcgtttttagttctgcagaaacacactacagtccatttaacatgatttcctatggatgtagttcacatctgtacattttatggaaagggtcagggactttttttctggtttttggttccatagacttcactgGATGAAAATCatatattgaaaaacgcaaaacgcacctgcaatatgcaaactgcaacctgcataggtgtgaatccagccttagtgctGCTGTGCAGGTAATGGCAGGAGGCTGAAATGGGAAATCACCACTGCaatacatattttctttttttttataatttacattATTTATAAAGCAGAGgatctgacattcaccaaacactCACTGCAGATGAATATTCCTGGTGCATTTGATTTTAAATGACAGTAATTGTTTCACCACCAATGCAAGTTTGGCGAAAGTCACATTTACCGTTTTTATGAATGCGCCCCTATATCTTCATAGAGTTCAGCTTTGCACCACTTACACATATTTTTTGCTGTCACAGAGATGGCATCAGATGATGGCATGAAAAAAGCAGTGCCACTAATCACAGCACTGATTCAGAAACATCCCAGCGATGGACAGTTGGTAGAATCGGCAAGCCCAGCCCTGTGGATTCTGTGCCTGAAAGGTAGGTTGGAAAAGCAAATTAGAGGGCACATTTGGGCAGAAATGCATTATTATGTTCATTCTACAAGTGTTTGCCTAACATCTTACAGGTCACGTGATGGAGGATCAAATTGAATCTGTAACACTATTGCTCCTGGATTGCCTACAGATACACATGGAGCGCCCTATTCTGGCCAAAAATGTTTGCTTGGCATTGACAGGTCTAATGATAAACTCAGGTACTGTACATACCATCTGCCTTTAGCATCTTCCCAGAATCCTTTGCATATGGGCTGTATATTCcacagtgtgatttttttttctttttgttcttaaAGAACTGGCTGCTTATCGTGTTCTGGTGCCTCTATCTGGGAAAAGTGGTCTCTCTGTAATTAAAGAGCTCTATCTACTCTACTCTGATGACCCAGAAATTGTAGAGAATATCGGTCAACTCTTTAACCAGATGGCTAATTACGGTAAGAATAATCTGTATT
This window contains:
- the STKLD1 gene encoding serine/threonine kinase-like domain-containing protein STKLD1 isoform X2 — encoded protein: MDRYKVLEEWPPGAFGVTCLVEEPVSQRKFAVKKALSLLELQHPNIWPYIEFFMVWDNKSSSLFFCMVMDYCGQDNLADIVHLNRRQQKKIKNNILQCLLAQVIDALFYIHKKALPHRNLKPSNIFVKNKDTFVITDFLPEALVTDEAKVKIRMDPEQKVFMAPESVHCIYSEKSDVWSLGCILLDMMMTSVQSDRDITDLLQMVKVNSSCLGTVFETLQELAGYPEDLCCLLQRMLKNNPEERSSTKDLVNEPYIKKCLALVGSPLSGVKKTMPPSVLDQLEENNLESILKFMQNYVEFEEAQLSALRVLARYTKDGPQGEIIQLVSQAITTHRDSYDMQLEGSRILHHLLSQGMEQGDFEGYLTSDHFINMLVETTRLYSHDAQLLSEILSLMTMLTVSEVAAEMLARVGFLPDLIKITEHSLENKELCVSCCALLWSLAMTEMASDDGMKKAVPLITALIQKHPSDGQLVESASPALWILCLKGHVMEDQIESVTLLLLDCLQIHMERPILAKNVCLALTGLMINSELAAYRVLVPLSGKSGLSVIKELYLLYSDDPEIVENIGQLFNQMANYGSTHSELCLQHIKELLREIKDQYESVEEIVTLVESTLSKIEN
- the STKLD1 gene encoding serine/threonine kinase-like domain-containing protein STKLD1 isoform X1, whose protein sequence is MDRYKVLEEWPPGAFGVTCLVEEPVSQRKFAVKKVECIDEREGNLALEEALSLLELQHPNIWPYIEFFMVWDNKSSSLFFCMVMDYCGQDNLADIVHLNRRQQKKIKNNILQCLLAQVIDALFYIHKKALPHRNLKPSNIFVKNKDTFVITDFLPEALVTDEAKVKIRMDPEQKVFMAPESVHCIYSEKSDVWSLGCILLDMMMTSVQSDRDITDLLQMVKVNSSCLGTVFETLQELAGYPEDLCCLLQRMLKNNPEERSSTKDLVNEPYIKKCLALVGSPLSGVKKTMPPSVLDQLEENNLESILKFMQNYVEFEEAQLSALRVLARYTKDGPQGEIIQLVSQAITTHRDSYDMQLEGSRILHHLLSQGMEQGDFEGYLTSDHFINMLVETTRLYSHDAQLLSEILSLMTMLTVSEVAAEMLARVGFLPDLIKITEHSLENKELCVSCCALLWSLAMTEMASDDGMKKAVPLITALIQKHPSDGQLVESASPALWILCLKGHVMEDQIESVTLLLLDCLQIHMERPILAKNVCLALTGLMINSELAAYRVLVPLSGKSGLSVIKELYLLYSDDPEIVENIGQLFNQMANYGSTHSELCLQHIKELLREIKDQYESVEEIVTLVESTLSKIEN